From a region of the Bradyrhizobium sp. KBS0727 genome:
- the glmM gene encoding phosphoglucosamine mutase, producing the protein MSRKYFGTDGIRGRANGLITPELALKVGQAAGLVFQRGDHRHRVVIGKDTRLSGYMIEYAMVAGFTSVGMDVLLLGPIPTPAVAMLTKSMRADLGVMISASHNLFEDNGIKLFGPQGFKLSDDVEKQIEQLLDEPIDRHLAQSASLGRARRIDGVHDRYIEFAKRTLPRELSLDGLRVVIDCAHGAAYKVVPEALWELGADVVAIGVDPDGFNINKECGSTSPEALSKKVREMRADIGIALDGDADRVILVDERGHVVDGDQLLAVIAQSWKEDGRLARPGIVATVMSNLGLERFLEGHGIGMVRTPVGDRYVLEQMLKQGYNLGGEPSGHIILSDYATTGDGFVAALQVLAVVQKLRRPVSEVCHRFDPLPQILKNVRYRSGKPLDHAGVQSAIVDGEKRLNGHGRLLVRSSGTEPVIRVMGEGDDRILVEDVVNQICDALGHAAAA; encoded by the coding sequence ATGAGCCGCAAATATTTCGGTACCGACGGGATTCGGGGCCGCGCCAATGGTTTGATCACGCCGGAACTCGCGCTCAAGGTGGGGCAGGCGGCCGGGCTGGTGTTTCAGCGCGGCGACCATCGCCATCGCGTCGTCATCGGCAAGGACACGCGGCTCTCCGGCTACATGATCGAATACGCCATGGTGGCCGGCTTTACCTCGGTCGGCATGGACGTGCTGCTGCTCGGGCCGATCCCGACACCGGCGGTGGCGATGCTGACCAAGTCGATGCGCGCCGATCTCGGCGTGATGATTTCGGCGTCCCACAACCTGTTCGAGGACAACGGCATCAAGCTGTTCGGCCCACAGGGCTTCAAATTGTCCGACGACGTCGAGAAGCAGATCGAGCAGTTGCTGGACGAACCGATCGACCGCCATCTGGCGCAGAGCGCCAGCCTCGGTCGCGCCCGCCGCATCGACGGCGTCCACGACCGCTACATCGAATTCGCCAAGCGCACGCTGCCGCGCGAACTCTCGCTCGACGGCCTGCGCGTCGTGATCGATTGCGCCCACGGCGCTGCCTACAAGGTGGTGCCGGAAGCGCTATGGGAGCTGGGTGCCGACGTCGTCGCGATCGGCGTCGATCCGGACGGATTCAACATCAACAAGGAATGCGGCTCGACGTCGCCGGAGGCGCTGAGCAAGAAGGTGCGCGAGATGCGCGCCGATATCGGCATCGCGCTCGACGGCGACGCCGATCGCGTCATCCTGGTCGATGAGCGCGGCCATGTGGTCGACGGCGACCAGCTTCTGGCCGTGATCGCGCAGAGCTGGAAGGAAGACGGCCGGCTCGCCAGGCCCGGCATCGTCGCCACCGTGATGTCCAATCTCGGGCTCGAACGCTTCCTCGAGGGCCATGGTATCGGCATGGTGCGCACGCCGGTCGGCGACCGCTACGTGCTCGAGCAGATGCTGAAGCAGGGCTACAATCTCGGCGGCGAACCGTCGGGCCACATCATCCTGTCCGACTATGCCACCACCGGCGATGGTTTCGTCGCCGCGCTGCAGGTGCTGGCCGTGGTGCAAAAGCTTCGCCGCCCGGTGTCGGAAGTCTGCCACCGCTTCGATCCGCTGCCGCAGATCCTCAAGAATGTGCGCTACCGCAGCGGCAAGCCGCTCGACCATGCCGGCGTGCAATCGGCGATCGTCGACGGCGAAAAGCGCCTCAACGGCCACGGCCGCCTGCTGGTCCGCTCCTCCGGCACCGAGCCGGTGATCCGGGTGATGGGCGAGGGCGACGACCGCATCCTGGTCGAGGACGTCGTCAACCAGATATGCGACGCACTCGGTCACGCCGCGGCAGCCTAA
- a CDS encoding YoaK family protein: MLDSRRNVVLACALSALAGYVDAIGYLHLGGLFVSFMSGNSTRMGVAIAQAHWQTAAEAFGLIALFVIGAAAGSLIVLGHGAHRQPFVLLAEALLLAVAALAYTFGQPSLAVAAIVLAMGLENAVFQIHGGAGLGLTYVTGALIKVGQLMAKAVTGGPRWAWAPNLMLWAALVAGSVLGALAYAWINLAAIWFGAAAALALSGIVAATNRQPPRIKSEGMLRSKTH, from the coding sequence ATGCTTGATTCACGCCGCAACGTTGTCCTGGCCTGCGCGCTGAGCGCGCTTGCCGGCTATGTCGATGCCATCGGCTATCTGCACCTTGGCGGCCTGTTCGTCTCCTTCATGAGCGGCAATTCGACCCGGATGGGCGTCGCCATCGCGCAGGCGCATTGGCAGACCGCGGCGGAAGCGTTCGGACTGATCGCGCTGTTCGTAATCGGGGCGGCGGCCGGCAGCCTGATCGTGCTCGGCCACGGTGCGCATCGTCAGCCCTTTGTGCTGCTGGCGGAGGCCTTGCTGCTGGCCGTCGCCGCGCTCGCCTATACGTTCGGTCAGCCGAGCCTCGCGGTGGCCGCGATCGTGCTGGCGATGGGGCTGGAGAACGCCGTGTTCCAGATCCATGGCGGCGCCGGTCTCGGTCTGACCTACGTCACCGGCGCGCTGATCAAGGTCGGCCAGCTGATGGCGAAGGCGGTGACCGGCGGCCCGCGCTGGGCCTGGGCGCCCAATCTCATGTTGTGGGCGGCGCTGGTCGCGGGCTCGGTGCTCGGCGCGCTGGCCTATGCCTGGATCAATCTTGCTGCGATCTGGTTTGGCGCGGCCGCGGCGCTGGCCCTGAGCGGCATCGTTGCCGCGACCAACCGGCAACCACCCCGGATCAAGTCCGAGGGCATGCTTCGCTCGAAAACGCATTGA
- a CDS encoding shikimate dehydrogenase, producing MTSGTKSPAACLIGWPAAHSRSPLIHHYWLRTLGIEGGYVIEAVPPDEFGDFVLRLSVRGFVGANVTIPHKERALALSKPDDRARAVGAANTLWFRDGELCSTNTDVEGFINNLDACAPGWDKAEDALVLGAGGSSRAVLFGLIERGIKRVHLANRTLARARALAEQFGPRVVPVAWDGAGGLLPRAGLLVNTTSLGMHGQPPLELDVDLLPSDAAVADLVYVPLQTPLLATAQGRGLKTADGLGMLLHQAVRGFELWFGRRPAVTPELRALVEADLTKT from the coding sequence ATGACAAGTGGAACCAAATCCCCCGCGGCCTGCCTGATCGGGTGGCCGGCGGCGCATTCGCGCTCGCCGCTGATCCATCATTACTGGTTGCGGACGCTTGGCATCGAAGGCGGCTACGTCATCGAGGCCGTACCGCCCGACGAGTTCGGGGATTTTGTTCTGCGGCTTTCCGTTCGCGGCTTCGTCGGCGCCAACGTCACTATTCCGCACAAGGAGCGCGCCCTGGCGCTGTCGAAGCCGGACGACCGCGCCCGCGCGGTCGGTGCGGCCAATACGCTGTGGTTTAGGGACGGCGAGCTGTGCTCGACCAATACCGACGTCGAAGGCTTCATCAACAATCTCGACGCCTGCGCGCCCGGCTGGGACAAGGCGGAGGACGCACTCGTGCTGGGCGCCGGCGGTTCGTCGCGCGCGGTATTGTTCGGATTGATCGAGCGCGGCATCAAGCGCGTGCATCTGGCCAACCGCACCCTGGCGCGCGCTCGCGCGCTTGCGGAACAGTTCGGGCCGAGGGTGGTGCCGGTCGCGTGGGATGGCGCAGGCGGTCTGCTGCCGCGCGCCGGCCTGCTGGTGAATACGACCTCGCTCGGCATGCACGGCCAGCCTCCGCTCGAACTCGATGTGGATTTGCTGCCGTCCGATGCCGCGGTCGCGGATCTCGTTTACGTGCCGCTGCAAACGCCCTTGCTTGCCACCGCCCAAGGCCGCGGACTGAAGACCGCCGACGGGCTCGGCATGTTGCTGCACCAGGCGGTGCGGGGTTTTGAATTGTGGTTCGGCCGGCGCCCCGCGGTGACGCCGGAATTGCGTGCGCTGGTCGAGGCCGATCTCACGAAGACATGA
- a CDS encoding glycosyltransferase family 87 protein, translated as MTNIRQGLRSGDWLTAARMRGYSLILFGLSVLVFAGWIAVADGLIDRNGQPIGTDFSNVYAAGALTWQGRSAEAYAPPLQHAAEKAVFDGREVPFYGWHYPPFFLAIAVLVAAVPYAWGLAIWLIASFAAYLAAIRAILPRPETLLAATAFPAVFVNVGHGQNGFLTAALLGGALHWLDRRPTLAGVLIGLLAYKPQFGVLIPIALVAGGRWRTIGAAAITVAVLVAVSFLTLGGSIWHAFTDSMNFTQTIVLEQGGTGWQKIQSIFSAVRAWGVGVPIAYAVQASLLVSLAASLAWLWHSDAAFELKAAALAVGSLLATPYVLDYDLVVLAVAIAFFARYGLDRGFRDFEISLLAAAWIVPLLSRSIAGVTTIPLGLMVMLAFYAFVLRRAALDRADIAVGARRIAQA; from the coding sequence ATGACAAATATCCGGCAAGGGCTGCGATCGGGCGATTGGCTGACGGCGGCGCGGATGCGCGGCTACAGCCTGATCCTGTTCGGCCTCTCCGTCCTGGTATTCGCCGGATGGATCGCGGTCGCCGACGGCCTGATCGACCGCAACGGCCAGCCGATCGGCACCGATTTCTCCAATGTCTACGCCGCGGGTGCATTGACCTGGCAGGGCCGCTCGGCGGAAGCCTATGCGCCTCCGCTGCAGCATGCCGCCGAGAAGGCGGTGTTCGACGGCCGCGAGGTGCCGTTCTACGGCTGGCACTATCCGCCGTTCTTCCTTGCGATCGCCGTGCTCGTCGCCGCCGTCCCCTATGCGTGGGGCCTGGCGATCTGGCTGATCGCAAGCTTTGCCGCCTACCTCGCCGCGATCCGCGCCATCCTGCCGCGTCCCGAAACGTTGCTTGCGGCCACAGCTTTTCCCGCGGTGTTCGTCAATGTCGGTCATGGCCAGAACGGATTCCTCACCGCAGCGCTGCTCGGCGGCGCCCTGCACTGGCTCGATCGAAGGCCGACGCTTGCCGGCGTGCTGATCGGGCTACTGGCCTACAAGCCGCAGTTCGGCGTGCTGATCCCGATCGCCCTCGTTGCAGGCGGACGCTGGCGCACGATCGGCGCGGCGGCCATCACCGTTGCCGTGCTGGTCGCCGTCAGCTTCCTGACGCTGGGCGGCAGCATCTGGCATGCCTTCACCGACTCGATGAATTTCACGCAGACCATCGTGCTCGAACAGGGTGGCACCGGCTGGCAAAAGATTCAGTCGATCTTCTCGGCGGTACGGGCCTGGGGCGTCGGCGTACCGATCGCCTATGCGGTGCAGGCTTCGCTGCTGGTCTCGCTTGCCGCCAGCCTGGCCTGGCTCTGGCACAGCGATGCCGCGTTCGAACTCAAGGCTGCCGCATTGGCGGTAGGCAGCCTGCTGGCGACGCCCTACGTGCTCGACTATGACCTCGTGGTGCTGGCGGTCGCGATCGCCTTCTTCGCGCGATACGGCCTCGATCGGGGTTTCCGCGATTTCGAGATCAGCCTGCTGGCAGCGGCCTGGATCGTGCCGCTGCTGTCGCGCAGCATCGCCGGCGTGACCACCATTCCCCTTGGGCTGATGGTGATGCTTGCCTTTTATGCGTTCGTCCTGCGGCGCGCGGCGCTGGATCGCGCCGACATTGCGGTCGGCGCGCGCCGAATCGCGCAAGCGTGA
- a CDS encoding elongation factor G encodes MGQDVRSPRGPRCIALVGPFQSGKTSLLEAILARTGAIPRAGSVDAGTSVGDSSPEARHHKMGVGLSAATTSFMGDSYTFIDCPGSIEFAQDMRAALPAVDAAVVVCEADEKKLPQLQIILRELEDLGIPRFLFLNKIDRANKRIRETLATLQPASRVPLVLRQIPIWNGELIEGFVDLALERAFVYREHKASEVVDLDGGNLDREKEARFSMLEKLADHDDALMEQLLEDIQPPRDAVFDDLARELREGLICPVLLGAATRENGVLRLMKALRHEAPDVTTTAKRLGVSSQKDALAYVLKTVHLQHGGKLSLTRMLAGHLDDGATLQSSSGETGRVSGILAVNGAYDSKRAAAEAGDTIALGKLDAIRTGDTLSSGKTAPSALAHVEPAPPVLAMSLAATDRKDDVKLGQSLLRLNEEDPSLTMVQNPQTHDIVLWGQGEMHLRVALERLHERFGVNVKSHAPAIGYQETIRKSITQRGRHKKQSGGHGQFGDVVLEVKPMPRGSGFEFHEKVVGGAVPRNYIGAVEEGVVDGLTRGPLGFPVIDLTVTLTDGSYHSVDSSDLAFRTAARIGMSEALPQCQPVLLEPIHMVEIVCPTDATAKINAILSARRGQILGFDTRENWPGWDCVRATMPEAEIGDLIVELRSATAGAGSFTRQFDRMSEVTGRAADQIIAAHRVAA; translated from the coding sequence ATGGGACAAGATGTCAGAAGTCCCCGAGGTCCACGGTGCATTGCGCTGGTGGGCCCTTTCCAGAGTGGTAAAACCTCCCTTCTTGAAGCCATCCTGGCGCGCACAGGCGCCATCCCCCGAGCCGGCAGCGTCGATGCGGGAACTTCGGTGGGCGATTCCAGCCCCGAAGCGCGCCACCACAAGATGGGCGTAGGCCTCAGCGCCGCCACAACCAGTTTCATGGGCGACAGCTATACCTTTATCGATTGTCCCGGCTCGATCGAGTTTGCGCAGGACATGCGCGCGGCGCTTCCCGCGGTCGATGCTGCGGTCGTGGTCTGCGAAGCCGACGAGAAGAAGTTGCCGCAACTGCAGATCATCCTGCGCGAGCTCGAGGATCTCGGCATTCCGCGCTTCCTGTTCCTGAACAAGATCGATCGCGCCAACAAGCGCATCCGCGAGACGCTCGCGACCCTGCAACCGGCGTCGCGCGTGCCGCTGGTGCTGCGCCAGATTCCGATCTGGAACGGTGAACTGATCGAAGGTTTTGTCGATCTCGCGCTGGAACGCGCTTTCGTCTATCGCGAGCACAAGGCTTCCGAAGTCGTGGATCTCGACGGCGGCAATCTCGACCGCGAGAAGGAAGCGCGGTTCTCGATGCTGGAAAAGCTCGCCGATCACGACGACGCGCTGATGGAGCAACTGCTTGAAGACATTCAGCCGCCGCGCGACGCGGTGTTCGACGATCTCGCGCGCGAATTGCGCGAAGGCCTGATCTGCCCGGTGCTGCTCGGAGCCGCGACCCGCGAAAACGGCGTGCTGCGGCTGATGAAGGCGCTGCGGCATGAGGCGCCCGATGTCACCACGACCGCCAAGCGGCTCGGGGTGTCCTCGCAAAAGGACGCGCTGGCCTACGTGCTCAAGACCGTGCATTTGCAGCACGGCGGCAAGCTGTCGCTGACGCGGATGCTGGCCGGCCACCTCGATGACGGCGCGACGCTGCAGTCCTCGTCCGGCGAAACCGGTCGCGTATCCGGCATCCTCGCCGTCAACGGCGCCTACGACAGCAAGCGCGCCGCGGCGGAAGCCGGCGATACCATCGCACTCGGCAAGCTCGACGCCATCAGGACCGGCGACACGCTGTCGAGCGGCAAGACCGCACCATCCGCGCTCGCGCATGTCGAACCGGCGCCGCCGGTGCTGGCGATGTCGCTGGCGGCCACCGACCGCAAGGACGACGTCAAGCTCGGCCAGTCGCTGCTGCGGCTGAACGAGGAGGACCCGTCACTCACCATGGTGCAGAACCCGCAAACCCACGACATCGTGCTGTGGGGACAGGGCGAGATGCATTTGCGCGTGGCGCTCGAAAGGCTGCACGAGCGCTTCGGCGTCAACGTCAAATCGCATGCGCCCGCGATCGGCTACCAGGAGACCATCCGCAAATCGATCACGCAGCGCGGCCGCCACAAGAAGCAGTCCGGAGGCCACGGCCAGTTCGGCGACGTGGTGCTGGAGGTCAAGCCGATGCCGCGCGGCTCGGGCTTCGAATTCCACGAAAAGGTCGTCGGCGGCGCGGTGCCGCGCAACTATATCGGCGCGGTCGAGGAGGGCGTGGTCGACGGGCTGACGCGCGGCCCGCTCGGCTTCCCCGTCATCGACCTTACGGTGACGCTGACGGACGGCTCCTATCACAGCGTCGACTCCTCCGATCTCGCGTTCCGCACCGCGGCGCGGATCGGCATGAGCGAGGCGCTGCCGCAGTGCCAGCCGGTGCTGCTGGAGCCGATCCACATGGTGGAGATCGTCTGCCCGACCGATGCCACGGCGAAGATCAATGCCATTCTGTCGGCGCGGCGCGGCCAGATTCTCGGCTTCGATACCCGCGAGAACTGGCCGGGATGGGACTGCGTGCGCGCCACCATGCCGGAAGCCGAGATCGGCGACCTGATCGTGGAACTGCGCTCGGCCACCGCCGGCGCCGGCAGTTTTACAAGGCAGTTCGACCGCATGTCCGAAGTCACCGGCCGCGCCGCCGACCAGATCATCGCCGCGCACCGGGTGGCGGCGTAG
- a CDS encoding alpha-hydroxy acid oxidase — translation MKHITCIEDLRQLHQRRVPKAFFDYADRGSYTEDTLRANHDDLQQIKFRQRILVDVSKRDLSTTILGEPAAMPLILAPVGLLGMQHGDGEIYACRAAQAAGIPFTQSTMSICSIEDIAAAVDKPFWFQLYVMKDRGFIKSLIERAIAAKCSALVLTVDLQVIGQRHQDIKNGMTVPPEWSLSKLLDFASKPSWVAGVLRGKRRSFGNIVGHVKGTEDLTKLSEWTASQFDTSLNWKDIDWIRSIWPGKLILKGILDVEDAEIAAKTGAQAIVVSNHGGRQLDGAPSSIEVLPEIVDEVGSQVEIMFDGGIRSGQDVMRALALGAKSCMIGRAYAYGLGAGGQAGVTKALDILAKELITTMGLCGVNTIAEIDDHVLAI, via the coding sequence ATGAAGCACATTACCTGCATTGAGGATCTGCGCCAGTTGCACCAGCGGCGCGTCCCGAAAGCGTTTTTCGACTATGCGGACCGCGGCTCCTATACCGAGGACACGCTGCGCGCCAACCACGACGACCTGCAGCAGATCAAGTTCCGCCAGCGCATCCTGGTCGACGTGTCGAAACGCGATCTCTCGACCACGATTCTCGGCGAACCCGCCGCGATGCCGCTGATCCTGGCGCCGGTCGGCCTGCTCGGTATGCAGCATGGCGACGGCGAGATTTATGCCTGCCGCGCGGCGCAGGCCGCCGGCATTCCCTTCACCCAGAGCACGATGTCGATCTGCTCGATCGAGGACATCGCGGCTGCCGTCGACAAGCCGTTCTGGTTCCAGCTCTACGTGATGAAGGACCGCGGCTTCATCAAGTCGCTGATCGAGCGTGCGATCGCCGCCAAGTGCTCGGCGCTGGTGCTCACCGTCGACCTGCAGGTGATCGGGCAGCGCCATCAGGACATCAAGAACGGCATGACGGTGCCGCCCGAATGGTCGCTGTCGAAACTACTGGACTTCGCGAGCAAGCCGTCATGGGTCGCCGGCGTGCTGCGCGGCAAGCGCCGCAGCTTCGGAAACATCGTCGGTCACGTCAAAGGCACCGAGGACCTGACCAAGCTGTCGGAGTGGACGGCGTCGCAGTTCGACACCTCGCTGAACTGGAAGGACATCGATTGGATCCGCAGCATCTGGCCGGGCAAGCTGATCCTCAAGGGCATTCTCGACGTCGAGGATGCCGAGATCGCCGCCAAGACCGGTGCGCAGGCGATCGTCGTCTCCAACCACGGCGGCCGTCAGCTCGACGGCGCGCCGTCGTCGATCGAGGTGCTGCCTGAGATCGTCGATGAGGTCGGCTCGCAGGTGGAAATCATGTTCGACGGCGGCATCCGCTCCGGCCAGGACGTGATGCGTGCGCTGGCGCTCGGCGCCAAGTCCTGCATGATCGGCCGCGCCTATGCCTACGGGCTCGGCGCCGGCGGACAGGCCGGCGTCACCAAGGCGCTCGACATCCTCGCCAAGGAACTGATCACCACGATGGGCCTGTGCGGCGTCAACACCATCGCCGAAATCGACGATCACGTGCTTGCGATCTGA
- a CDS encoding DUF992 domain-containing protein, translated as MRFLTLTLATAALIAPLASANALPPVRAGILQCQGGQNVGFVVGSVTSLECVFQSEGRRPEPYIATVRRYGLDLGITAQTQLAWAVNAPNSRISRGDLAGNYGGVGANASVGIGGGGNFLVGGPANSYALQPISLQGQTGLNVAAGIADIELQPFRGHAPRRHYHRHRRG; from the coding sequence ATGAGATTCCTGACACTGACCCTTGCCACGGCTGCGCTGATCGCGCCGCTTGCCAGCGCCAACGCGCTGCCGCCAGTTCGCGCCGGCATCCTGCAATGCCAGGGCGGCCAGAACGTCGGCTTCGTGGTCGGCTCGGTGACCAGCCTCGAATGCGTGTTCCAGAGCGAGGGGCGGCGTCCCGAACCCTACATCGCGACCGTGCGCCGCTATGGCCTCGACCTCGGTATCACCGCGCAGACGCAACTGGCCTGGGCGGTGAACGCGCCGAACAGCCGGATCAGCCGCGGCGATCTCGCCGGCAATTATGGTGGCGTCGGCGCCAACGCGTCGGTCGGTATCGGCGGCGGCGGCAATTTCCTGGTCGGAGGCCCCGCGAACTCTTACGCGCTGCAGCCGATCAGCTTGCAGGGCCAGACCGGGCTGAACGTCGCCGCCGGGATCGCCGATATCGAGCTGCAGCCGTTCCGCGGCCACGCGCCGCGCCGGCATTATCACCGCCATCGGCGCGGCTGA
- a CDS encoding glutathione S-transferase family protein, whose protein sequence is MYKLYSMQRSGNSYKVRLALALLNAPYHAIEVDILRGESRTPDFLAKNPSGQVPLLEVGEGRYLAESNAILWYVCGGTSLAPESRIERAEALQWMFFEQHALEPNIGAAYFWLSLVKGGRDLQTHALEDWMERGYAALQVMENHLRNHAYFAAGQLTVADIAVYGYTHVADRCDYDLATFPAIRSWLRRVEQTPGFVAMDWQPGAEVDDPARIAAGA, encoded by the coding sequence ATGTACAAGCTCTATTCGATGCAGCGCTCCGGCAACAGCTACAAGGTCCGCCTTGCGCTGGCGCTGCTCAATGCGCCGTATCACGCGATCGAAGTCGACATTTTGCGCGGCGAAAGCCGCACGCCGGACTTTCTGGCGAAGAACCCGAGCGGACAGGTGCCGCTATTGGAAGTCGGCGAAGGACGTTACCTCGCGGAGTCCAACGCCATCCTCTGGTATGTCTGCGGCGGCACCTCGCTGGCGCCGGAATCGCGCATCGAGCGCGCCGAGGCGCTGCAATGGATGTTCTTCGAACAGCATGCGCTGGAGCCCAATATCGGCGCCGCCTATTTCTGGCTGTCGCTGGTCAAGGGCGGCCGCGACCTGCAGACCCACGCGCTGGAAGACTGGATGGAGCGCGGCTACGCGGCGCTGCAGGTGATGGAAAATCATCTCAGGAACCACGCCTATTTCGCCGCCGGACAGCTGACGGTCGCCGACATCGCGGTGTACGGCTACACCCACGTCGCCGACCGCTGCGATTATGATCTCGCAACCTTCCCTGCGATCCGCAGCTGGCTGCGCCGGGTCGAGCAGACCCCGGGTTTCGTCGCCATGGACTGGCAGCCCGGCGCCGAGGTCGACGACCCCGCCCGCATCGCCGCCGGAGCCTGA
- a CDS encoding pyridoxal phosphate-dependent aminotransferase — translation MTFLSAALDRVKPSATIAVTDKARALKAAGRNVIGLGAGEPDFDTPANIKLAAIHAIEAGKTKYTDVGGIPELKEAIIAKFQRENGLTYKPNQVIVGTGGKQVLYNALMATINPGDEVIIPAPYWVSYPEMVALAGGESVPVVCPASSGFKLRPEDLEKAITPKTKWIILCSPSNPTGAAYTRSELKAITDVLVKHPNIWVMTDDMYEHLVYDDFVFSTPAQVEPKLYDRTLTVNGVSKAYCMTGWRIGYAGGPAELIKAMQTIQSQSTSNPSSISQWASVEALNGPQDFIPVHNKVFKERRDLVVSMLNQAKGIECPRPEGAFYVYPSCGGTIGKTSPSGKVIANDEDFVTELLETEGVAVVQGSAFGLGPAFRISYATKTSDLEDACKRIQRFCGNLR, via the coding sequence ATGACCTTCCTGTCTGCTGCGCTCGACCGTGTAAAGCCGTCCGCGACCATCGCGGTCACGGATAAAGCACGCGCGCTGAAAGCGGCGGGCCGCAACGTCATCGGCCTTGGCGCGGGCGAGCCGGATTTCGACACGCCCGCCAACATCAAGCTGGCGGCGATCCACGCCATCGAGGCCGGCAAGACCAAGTACACCGACGTCGGCGGCATTCCCGAGCTGAAGGAAGCCATCATCGCCAAGTTCCAGCGCGAGAACGGCCTGACCTACAAGCCGAACCAGGTCATCGTCGGCACCGGCGGCAAGCAGGTGCTCTACAATGCGCTGATGGCGACCATCAATCCCGGCGACGAGGTGATCATCCCGGCGCCGTACTGGGTGAGCTATCCGGAAATGGTGGCGCTGGCCGGCGGCGAATCCGTTCCGGTGGTGTGCCCGGCTTCGAGCGGCTTCAAGCTGCGGCCCGAGGATCTGGAAAAGGCGATCACGCCGAAGACCAAGTGGATCATCCTGTGCTCGCCGTCGAACCCGACCGGCGCCGCCTATACGCGCAGCGAGCTGAAGGCGATCACCGACGTGCTGGTGAAGCATCCGAACATCTGGGTGATGACCGACGACATGTACGAGCACCTGGTCTATGACGACTTCGTGTTCTCGACGCCGGCGCAGGTCGAACCGAAACTCTACGACCGCACGCTGACCGTGAACGGCGTCTCCAAGGCCTATTGCATGACCGGCTGGCGCATCGGCTATGCCGGTGGTCCCGCCGAACTGATCAAGGCGATGCAGACGATCCAGTCGCAGTCGACCTCGAACCCGTCGTCGATCTCGCAGTGGGCGTCGGTCGAGGCGCTCAACGGTCCGCAGGATTTCATCCCCGTGCACAACAAGGTGTTCAAGGAACGCCGCGACCTCGTGGTGTCCATGCTCAACCAGGCCAAGGGCATCGAATGCCCGCGGCCCGAAGGCGCGTTCTACGTCTATCCGTCCTGCGGCGGCACCATCGGCAAGACCTCGCCGTCCGGCAAGGTGATTGCGAACGACGAGGACTTCGTCACCGAATTGCTGGAAACCGAAGGCGTCGCCGTCGTGCAGGGTTCGGCGTTCGGGCTTGGACCGGCATTCCGGATTTCCTACGCGACGAAAACCTCCGATCTCGAAGACGCCTGCAAACGTATCCAGCGCTTTTGCGGCAACCTGCGGTAG
- a CDS encoding DUF992 domain-containing protein, with protein MHRFLILAGAALAMLTASIACANAQAPGRVQVGVLECRGAASIGFVVGSVTNLGCVLRAEGLPEDRYIATIRKLGLDLGITQESALAWGVFAPVARLGPGDLSGTYAGAQGSATLGVGVGGNVLIGGSNNSIALQPLSVQGQVGVSVAAGLESLELRPGR; from the coding sequence ATGCATCGCTTCCTCATTCTTGCCGGTGCGGCACTTGCCATGCTGACCGCATCCATCGCCTGCGCCAACGCGCAAGCTCCGGGACGCGTGCAGGTCGGCGTTCTGGAGTGCCGCGGCGCTGCCAGCATTGGTTTTGTCGTCGGTTCCGTGACCAATCTCGGTTGCGTGCTGCGCGCCGAAGGCCTGCCGGAAGATCGCTACATCGCCACCATTCGCAAGCTCGGTCTCGATCTCGGCATCACCCAGGAATCGGCGCTGGCCTGGGGCGTGTTCGCACCGGTGGCGCGGCTCGGGCCGGGCGATCTCTCCGGCACCTATGCCGGGGCACAGGGCAGTGCGACGCTCGGCGTCGGTGTCGGCGGCAATGTGCTGATCGGCGGATCCAACAATTCGATCGCGCTGCAGCCGTTGAGCGTGCAGGGCCAGGTCGGGGTCAGCGTTGCCGCCGGACTCGAAAGCCTGGAACTGCGACCGGGACGTTAA